The following are encoded in a window of Candidatus Fluviicola riflensis genomic DNA:
- a CDS encoding Ku protein — protein MKAIWKGAISFGLVNIPVKLYSATQQSSLDLDMVDPRDMSHIRFKRINEDTGKEVSWENIAKAYWLNERYVLLEPEDFESAAPEKSKIIQVDHFVDETDIDTIYFENSYYVEPEKSGVKAYALMREALAKSKKVGIAQFVLRTTETLTVLKPRGNVLVLSKIRFAQEIRETSDLKLPAASEVKPTELKMAMALIKQYTTPFSIEKFKDEYAASLLKIIKAKAKGKKTSVPKLRIVHSKSKDLMEQLKASLEKSKQKAS, from the coding sequence ATGAAAGCTATCTGGAAGGGAGCGATCAGTTTCGGGCTGGTCAATATTCCCGTAAAATTATACAGTGCCACTCAGCAGAGCTCGCTTGACCTTGACATGGTTGATCCGCGCGATATGAGTCATATCCGGTTTAAACGCATCAACGAGGATACCGGGAAAGAAGTTTCCTGGGAAAATATTGCCAAGGCCTACTGGTTGAATGAGCGTTATGTATTACTTGAACCGGAAGATTTTGAGAGTGCCGCGCCCGAAAAAAGCAAGATTATCCAGGTGGACCATTTCGTGGACGAGACCGATATTGATACGATCTATTTTGAGAATTCCTATTACGTAGAACCTGAAAAATCAGGCGTCAAGGCATACGCACTGATGCGGGAAGCCCTTGCGAAAAGCAAAAAAGTGGGTATTGCACAGTTTGTGTTACGTACCACAGAAACACTGACTGTTTTAAAGCCCCGCGGAAACGTGTTGGTGCTGAGTAAAATCCGATTCGCGCAGGAAATCAGGGAAACAAGTGACCTGAAACTTCCTGCTGCTTCAGAAGTAAAACCGACCGAACTGAAAATGGCTATGGCGCTGATCAAACAATACACGACGCCATTCAGCATTGAAAAGTTCAAAGACGAGTACGCCGCATCACTGCTGAAGATCATCAAAGCGAAAGCGAAAGGCAAAAAAACGAGCGTTCCGAAACTGAGAATAGTGCACAGTAAGTCGAAAGACCTCATGGAACAACTCAAAGCCAGCCTGGAGAAAAGTAAACAAAAAGCTTCCTGA
- a CDS encoding NAD(P)-dependent oxidoreductase has product MSKENKKGSKQSASKALKNPMKKHPKPPFKKQKQPWPGLACKMDPVPDHGEKSYKGSGLLNGRKALITGGDSGMGRAAAIAYAREGADVAINYFPNEEEDAREVIQLIEAEGRKAVAIPGDLRSEEFCKKMVAKAVEALGGLDILVNNAARQQTYESILDISSEEFDATMKTNIYAPFWTIKATLPHLKPGAVIIGTSSVEATDPSENLYDYAQTKAATTNYVKSLAKQLGPKGIRVNGVAPGPIWTPLQVSGGATQEKLTKFGGHTPLGRPGQPAELAFIYVQLASDNSSFSNGQIYGASGGHGQP; this is encoded by the coding sequence ATGAGTAAGGAAAACAAAAAAGGCAGTAAGCAATCAGCTTCAAAAGCGTTGAAAAATCCGATGAAAAAGCATCCGAAACCGCCGTTTAAAAAACAAAAACAACCCTGGCCGGGACTTGCCTGTAAAATGGATCCTGTTCCTGATCACGGCGAAAAAAGTTACAAAGGTTCAGGGTTGCTGAACGGCCGTAAAGCACTCATCACGGGTGGTGATTCGGGCATGGGCAGGGCAGCTGCAATCGCTTATGCAAGAGAAGGTGCCGATGTAGCGATCAATTATTTCCCGAACGAGGAAGAAGACGCACGTGAAGTGATTCAGCTCATTGAAGCAGAAGGGCGAAAAGCAGTGGCAATTCCAGGAGATCTCCGCAGCGAGGAATTCTGTAAGAAAATGGTTGCAAAGGCAGTTGAGGCGCTTGGCGGGTTGGATATCCTGGTAAATAACGCAGCCCGGCAACAGACCTATGAATCGATTTTGGATATTTCATCAGAAGAATTCGATGCAACCATGAAAACGAACATTTACGCACCGTTCTGGACGATAAAAGCCACACTTCCTCATTTGAAACCAGGCGCTGTGATCATCGGAACATCTTCTGTAGAAGCAACGGATCCTTCAGAGAATTTATACGATTATGCGCAGACCAAAGCCGCAACGACAAACTATGTGAAATCGCTGGCAAAACAGCTCGGGCCAAAAGGCATTCGAGTAAATGGTGTTGCGCCCGGCCCAATCTGGACTCCATTGCAGGTAAGCGGCGGAGCAACACAGGAAAAACTCACAAAGTTTGGCGGGCACACTCCGCTTGGCCGGCCGGGACAACCCGCAGAGCTTGCGTTTATTTATGTGCAGCTTGCTTCGGATAACTCGAGTTTTTCAAACGGACAGATTTATGGGGCTAGCGGTGGGCATGGGCAACCATAA
- the ligD gene encoding DNA ligase D, whose translation MALKLYRKKRNFKQTPEPSTGKEKPSVALTFVVQRHDASHLHYDFRLEMEGVLKSWAVPKGPSMKAGERRLAVHVEDHPLAYGKFYGEIPKGNYGAGIVEIWDNGTYTPIQPEKGTSAEKQLLRQYAKGDLKFVLKGKHLNGAFALVRMNDGTDKNWLLIKKSDEHAVKSYTISEIDPVKAHKKKEPDPENEIQPVIPTQEPEEPVEQEDTKTDINHAWSHLKKPMLATLAKTHNDHPDWLYEPKYDGYRAITKISNGKVEMVSRNGNSFNKAYETLLPELERFEDDLILDGEIVIENRKGISNFQLLQNYTTTRKGILRYYVFDLLYLNGHSITQLPFIQRRELLEAVFTKVKLEHIQPSPIVKEKGEELMKRLTKMGYEGVIAKESSSRYFPGARSDAWLKLKNRQSLEAIICGYTAPQNSRKFFGSLILGICNNEKLVYIGNCGSGFTDTSLKELHVQFEKLKTAKSPFDPVPKMTGQKGKPTWIKPQLVCNIEFANWTEDKHLRVPVFMGLRTDKKASETMKNNDTQPDIKTGKSLKDGRKTASEAKKTEDSDQEIRISGKKLKVTNRNKVYFPESDITKGDLIDYYRKISPFILPYLKKRPQSLNRHPNGITKPGFYQKDMDTEQIPEWVHTEKQYSKSNDEYLDYLICDNEATLVYMVNLGCIEINPWHSLYDRPDYPDYMIMDLDPGNIGFKEVVQTALKIREVCTEIGIETFCKTSGATGLHVYIPLKKRYTYDEIKLFGELLATAVQHQLPETTSIERTVSKRVDKIYIDFLQNRKGQTIAAAYSARPKPGATVSTPLEWDEVNDQLDPKDFTIFTIHERLKKKGDLWKGVLGKGADIGKALAKLETLLGEEE comes from the coding sequence ATGGCATTGAAACTGTATCGGAAAAAGCGGAATTTCAAACAAACGCCCGAACCGTCGACAGGAAAAGAAAAACCGTCGGTAGCGCTCACATTTGTTGTTCAACGACACGATGCATCTCATTTGCACTACGATTTCCGGCTCGAAATGGAAGGCGTACTGAAAAGCTGGGCGGTTCCGAAAGGCCCGTCTATGAAAGCAGGCGAACGTCGATTAGCAGTTCATGTAGAAGATCACCCACTCGCTTACGGCAAATTTTACGGTGAAATTCCCAAAGGAAATTACGGCGCAGGCATTGTTGAAATTTGGGACAACGGAACGTACACACCGATTCAACCGGAAAAAGGTACTTCAGCCGAAAAACAATTGCTGCGACAATATGCCAAGGGTGATCTGAAATTTGTACTGAAAGGGAAACACCTCAACGGCGCATTTGCCCTGGTACGGATGAACGACGGAACGGATAAAAACTGGCTGTTGATCAAGAAATCCGATGAACACGCTGTAAAAAGCTACACCATATCGGAGATCGATCCGGTAAAAGCGCATAAAAAAAAAGAACCGGATCCCGAAAATGAAATACAGCCGGTAATTCCTACGCAGGAACCGGAAGAACCTGTTGAACAAGAAGATACAAAAACGGACATCAATCATGCTTGGAGCCATTTGAAAAAACCAATGTTGGCAACACTTGCGAAAACGCACAACGACCATCCTGATTGGCTGTATGAGCCAAAATATGATGGATACCGCGCCATCACGAAGATTTCAAACGGAAAAGTGGAAATGGTTTCGCGCAACGGAAATTCATTCAACAAAGCCTATGAAACCCTGTTGCCCGAACTCGAACGGTTTGAAGATGACTTGATTCTCGACGGTGAAATTGTGATCGAAAACCGCAAAGGCATCAGCAATTTTCAACTCTTACAGAATTATACAACTACCCGAAAAGGAATTTTGCGCTATTACGTATTCGATCTCTTGTACCTCAATGGCCATTCGATTACGCAACTACCTTTCATTCAGCGCCGTGAATTACTGGAAGCTGTTTTCACAAAAGTGAAACTGGAACACATTCAGCCCTCGCCTATCGTAAAAGAAAAAGGCGAAGAACTGATGAAACGCCTCACTAAAATGGGGTATGAAGGTGTGATCGCAAAAGAAAGCAGCAGCAGGTATTTCCCCGGTGCGCGATCAGATGCATGGCTCAAACTCAAAAACCGTCAATCGCTCGAAGCCATCATTTGTGGTTATACCGCTCCTCAAAACAGCCGCAAATTCTTCGGATCACTGATTCTAGGTATCTGCAACAACGAAAAATTGGTGTACATCGGCAATTGCGGATCGGGATTCACGGATACTTCACTCAAGGAGTTACATGTCCAATTCGAAAAACTGAAAACTGCAAAAAGTCCGTTCGATCCGGTGCCAAAAATGACCGGACAAAAAGGAAAACCGACATGGATCAAACCCCAACTCGTTTGTAATATAGAATTCGCAAACTGGACAGAAGACAAGCATTTACGCGTTCCGGTTTTTATGGGATTGCGCACAGACAAAAAAGCATCCGAAACCATGAAAAATAACGACACACAACCGGATATAAAAACCGGTAAGTCACTGAAAGATGGCCGGAAAACCGCTTCCGAGGCAAAAAAAACCGAAGACAGCGATCAGGAAATTCGCATCAGTGGAAAAAAACTCAAAGTCACCAACAGGAATAAGGTTTACTTTCCCGAAAGCGACATCACCAAAGGCGATCTCATTGATTATTACCGCAAGATCAGCCCGTTTATTCTTCCCTATCTGAAGAAAAGGCCGCAATCGCTCAATCGTCACCCGAATGGCATTACCAAACCCGGATTCTATCAAAAAGATATGGATACCGAACAGATTCCGGAATGGGTGCACACCGAAAAACAGTATTCCAAATCGAATGATGAATACCTGGATTACCTCATCTGTGACAACGAAGCAACACTGGTGTACATGGTCAATCTCGGCTGTATTGAGATCAATCCATGGCACAGTTTGTATGACCGTCCCGACTACCCTGATTACATGATCATGGACCTTGATCCGGGCAATATCGGCTTCAAAGAAGTGGTTCAAACTGCGTTAAAAATCAGGGAAGTATGCACGGAAATCGGGATCGAAACATTTTGTAAAACCAGCGGCGCTACTGGCCTGCACGTGTATATCCCGTTGAAAAAACGTTATACGTACGACGAAATCAAACTCTTCGGCGAATTGCTTGCGACCGCTGTTCAGCATCAGTTACCGGAAACCACAAGCATCGAACGTACAGTCTCCAAACGGGTAGACAAGATCTATATTGACTTTCTGCAAAACCGGAAAGGACAAACCATAGCAGCAGCTTACAGTGCCCGTCCTAAACCAGGAGCAACCGTTTCTACTCCGCTTGAATGGGACGAAGTCAACGACCAACTCGATCCGAAAGACTTCACGATTTTCACGATCCATGAACGATTGAAAAAAAAGGGAGATCTCTGGAAAGGAGTCCTCGGAAAAGGCGCCGATATTGGAAAAGCGCTTGCGAAACTGGAAACTTTATTGGGAGAAGAAGAATAA